From the genome of Bartonella sp. M0283:
GCTCAGGGAAACACGATTTCCTGGTCGTCTGCCGGTGCTCAGGGGTTCAAAGGTTCGCGTAAATCGACACCTTTTGCTGCTCAGGTTGCTGCAGAGGATTGTGCAAAAAAAGCACAGGATCACGGGATGCGGTCGCTGGAAGTAGAAGTTTGCGGTCCTGGCTCAGGCCGGGAATCAGCTTTACGGGCTCTTCAGGCTGCAGGTTTTATTATTACATCTATTCGTGATGTGACACCCATTCCGCATAATGGTTGCCGTCCGCGTAAGAAACGCCGCGTTTAATCCGGTTGTTTTTCGGTGTCAGAGCATTGCTCTGGCGTTCAAGCTGGCCGTCACGGCTGAATGGTGACGGAAGTAAAGGACAGGAATAGGAATATGATCCAGAAAAACTGGCAGGAACTGATTAAGCCTAATAAAGTCGAGTTTCAAACGCAAGGTGGTACAAATAAAGCTGTTGTAATTGCCGAACCGTTGGAACGCGGCTTTGGTTTAACGTTAGGTAACGCTTTACGGCGCGTGTTACTGTCTTCTTTGCGGGGTGCAGCTATCACAGCTGTACAGATTGACGGCGTGTTACACGAATTTTCGTCAATACCGGGCGTGCGGGAAGATGTCACTGATATTATTTTGAATATCAAAGAGATTGCCATCCGCATGGAAGGTGAGGGGCCAAAACGCATGGTCGTCCGTAAAGAAGGGCCGGGTGTCGTGACAGCCGGTGATATCCAGACGGTAGGCGATGTGGAAATCCTCAATCCGGAACATGTTATCTGCACACTTGATCAGGGTGCAGAAATCCGTATGGAATTCACAGTGAATACGGGTAAGGGCTATGTCCCGGCAGATCGCAACCGTAATGAAGATGCTCCAATCGGACTTATTCCGGTTGATAGCCTTTATTCGCCAATTCGCAAGGTTTCTTATAAGATCGAGAATGCCCGTGAAGGTCAGGTTCTTGACTACGACAAATTGATCCTGACCGTTGAAACGAACGGTGCGGTTACGGCAGAAGATGCTGTTGCTTTTGCTGCTCGTATTCTACAGGACCAACTTTCGGTATTCGTCAATTTCGAAGAACCCCAGAAAGAGGCTCCGCAAGAGCAGGTCTCCGAACTTGCATTCAATCCGGCCTTGCTCAAGAAGGTGGATGAGCTGGAACTTTCAGTTCGTTCTGCCAATTGTCTTAAAAACGACAATATCGTTTATATTGGTGACCTTATCCAGAAAACGGAAGCAGAGATGCTGCGTACTCCTAATTTTGGTCGTAAGTCGCTCAATGAAATCAAGGAAGTTCTTGCATCTATGGGGCTTCATCTTGGTATGGAAATCCCCGCTTGGCCGCCTGAAAATATCGACGACCTCGCAAAACGTTATGAAGATCAATACTGAGTTAAAAATTAAGGAGAAGGCTCATGCGCCATGGTAAGTCAGGCCGCAAGCTGAACCGCACTGCTAGTCACCGTAAGGCGATGTTTGCCAATAT
Proteins encoded in this window:
- the rpsK gene encoding 30S ribosomal protein S11: MAKEPTRIRRRERKNISSGVAHVNSTFNNTLITITDAQGNTISWSSAGAQGFKGSRKSTPFAAQVAAEDCAKKAQDHGMRSLEVEVCGPGSGRESALRALQAAGFIITSIRDVTPIPHNGCRPRKKRRV
- a CDS encoding DNA-directed RNA polymerase subunit alpha codes for the protein MIQKNWQELIKPNKVEFQTQGGTNKAVVIAEPLERGFGLTLGNALRRVLLSSLRGAAITAVQIDGVLHEFSSIPGVREDVTDIILNIKEIAIRMEGEGPKRMVVRKEGPGVVTAGDIQTVGDVEILNPEHVICTLDQGAEIRMEFTVNTGKGYVPADRNRNEDAPIGLIPVDSLYSPIRKVSYKIENAREGQVLDYDKLILTVETNGAVTAEDAVAFAARILQDQLSVFVNFEEPQKEAPQEQVSELAFNPALLKKVDELELSVRSANCLKNDNIVYIGDLIQKTEAEMLRTPNFGRKSLNEIKEVLASMGLHLGMEIPAWPPENIDDLAKRYEDQY